Part of the Sulfurimonas sp. C5 genome, CTTTTTGCGCTTTCTCTTGTGTACCGAACTCTGAAGGATTCTCTAATGCCCATGAAGCATACTCTGCTAAGAAGTTTTCACTTAAACGGAAGTTTAAGTACCCTTTTACAGATTCAACTGATGAAAATACATCCGTGTCTTCAAAAGAGTTTGCCAATTCTTCGGCAATCACCATTGGTGACTTTCTTAGTTCTTTTGCTAATGAAAAAGCTATTGGAGTTGCGAAGTGACCAAAAGAGCGATCACGAGGTTTTTCTAAAACTACTTCACGACCAATACGATCGCGAAGTATCTCTGCTACACGTTGTTTCAATGTTGTTACGCTTGTGTAGTAGTATTTTTTGGAGCTTCAGTTTCAGATGCAGATGCTACTTCTGTAGTTTCACCTTCAACTTTTTTAGGCTCTTCAGATGCTACTTCATTATTCACATCTTTCATTTCATCTTTAAAATTTTTGATACCTTTTCCTAAACCTTTTGCTAAATCAGGTATTTTTTTAGCTCCGAATAAAAGTACAATGATTCCAAATATAAGCAGTAGTTCTGTTCCGCTTGGCATACCCATAGTTATATCCTTTATAGTTTTT contains:
- a CDS encoding twin-arginine translocase TatA/TatE family subunit — translated: MGMPSGTELLLIFGIIVLLFGAKKIPDLAKGLGKGIKNFKDEMKDVNNEVASEEPKKVEGETTEVASASETEAPKNTTTQA